One Methanosarcinales archaeon DNA segment encodes these proteins:
- a CDS encoding sulfite exporter TauE/SafE family protein — MDLTFWYLFPIGIIISIVSMSAGISGANFWIPIYLFLIKIDPLISFWLALITMIFGFGSGVIRNIYQGTVNWYMVKQYLIPTIPAAVIGSLLTSHVNENILIFIFGSFIFIYGTYQLTTSITSRKEQPKHQRIFWELGILAGFMKGLIATGLGKLITPGMWNHYRIKNPSQVIGSTVVIIFIVDIIAAVARMNPFFVNELIENKLEIVNILVFVLPSVVIGGQIGPQTIRGLEANHLKIYISIILILVSMLIFSRLL; from the coding sequence ATGGATCTGACCTTCTGGTATCTTTTTCCAATTGGTATAATTATCTCTATTGTGTCGATGTCAGCTGGTATCTCAGGTGCAAATTTCTGGATACCGATTTATCTATTTTTGATCAAGATCGATCCATTAATAAGCTTCTGGCTGGCGCTTATTACAATGATTTTCGGTTTTGGGAGCGGTGTTATTAGAAACATCTATCAGGGAACAGTCAATTGGTATATGGTCAAACAATATTTAATTCCCACAATTCCAGCCGCTGTCATCGGTTCTCTTTTGACCTCCCATGTTAATGAAAACATCCTTATATTCATATTCGGTTCCTTCATTTTCATTTATGGGACGTATCAGCTTACTACCAGTATTACTTCCAGAAAAGAACAGCCTAAACACCAGAGAATTTTCTGGGAATTAGGCATCTTAGCTGGATTTATGAAAGGATTGATTGCAACAGGTCTTGGCAAACTGATAACGCCGGGTATGTGGAACCATTACAGGATAAAGAATCCATCACAGGTTATCGGTTCTACAGTTGTCATTATATTTATTGTTGACATTATTGCAGCTGTTGCAAGGATGAATCCATTTTTTGTAAATGAACTTATTGAGAATAAACTTGAGATTGTTAACATACTTGTTTTTGTATTGCCATCAGTTGTCATCGGAGGACAGATCGGACCTCAGACTATTAGAGGCTTGGAAGCAAATCACCTGAAAATCTATATCTCGATAATATTAATTCTTGTTAGCATGCTGATATTTTCAAGACTGTTATAA